In the Candidatus Brocadiia bacterium genome, one interval contains:
- the mutS gene encoding DNA mismatch repair protein MutS, producing MTELMKQYLAVKKSHPNEILFFRLGDFYEMFFEDAKTAARILGIALTARFKDDKRVPMAGVPYHSATNYINRLLKAGCRVAICEQTQPAEMADGLVERSVVRIITPGTLLEEGLIQGKQHNFLCAINVDTKEQLAGIAWTDLSTGRFMVADLPMANLIDELRRINPSECLVPEYLDYPDNSSSSGKNNSWLAAMKLAIPTSFTLRPAWVFEKTTAYKALTEHFQTANLKGFGCDELGMAIGSSGAIIDYLHDNYPADKDSALKHIIKMEPYSLSGRLYLDYATVASLELVAAGRTNALGKNDVEGSLLGVLDKTSTPMGVRLLKEWVTSPLVNPEEIIFRQNGVKAFINNAGLRQECIKYLKSSIGGYDIERYTARIGSGRANGRDLIALKDTLTAIPQLKSMLGLENAGIISGIVKKLDELPEFQKQVNDAIAEEPPIEITEGGIIKEGYNDELDKIRHLASEGKGWITKFQEEEIKRTGINSLKVGYNSVFGYYIEVTNAHSHKIPANYTRKQTIKNAERYITSELKDYETQVLNATERARKMEYEIFVNIRKSLEKYIGNLQEIAGSLGLLDVLLDLGQVAVEGDYCCPVVNNESIIKITDGRHPVIEQFVADKFVPNDTLLDDKNNKVLIITGPNMAGKSTYIRQVALIVLMAQMGGFVPARNAIIGVADRIFTRIGSGDEIVRGASTFMVEMNETANILNNATERSLIILDEVGRGTSTFDGLSISWAVTEHIHDRLMSRTLFATHYHELTDLALTLPGVRNYHVEVKEWGEKIIFIHKILEGGTDKSYGIQVSRLAGLPRAVIDRAKEVLNDLEKRDLNTPVSKSSLPTNARSRRKNQSGTGKEKGVKQPDLF from the coding sequence ATGACAGAGTTGATGAAGCAATATCTGGCAGTTAAGAAAAGTCATCCCAATGAAATACTGTTTTTCCGGCTGGGTGATTTCTACGAGATGTTTTTCGAAGACGCCAAGACGGCTGCCCGGATACTAGGGATTGCCTTAACGGCCCGGTTCAAGGACGATAAACGCGTGCCCATGGCCGGCGTGCCGTATCATTCAGCCACAAACTACATTAATCGTTTGCTTAAAGCCGGTTGCCGGGTGGCGATTTGCGAGCAGACCCAGCCGGCGGAGATGGCTGACGGTTTAGTAGAGCGGTCGGTAGTTAGGATTATCACGCCAGGCACATTGCTGGAAGAGGGATTGATTCAGGGCAAACAGCACAATTTTCTTTGTGCCATAAACGTGGATACCAAGGAACAGCTTGCCGGTATTGCCTGGACGGACCTTTCCACCGGCAGATTTATGGTCGCGGATTTACCCATGGCCAACCTGATAGACGAGTTGCGCCGGATAAACCCTTCGGAATGCCTGGTGCCTGAATACCTGGATTATCCAGATAATAGCAGTAGTTCCGGTAAAAATAACTCCTGGCTGGCGGCGATGAAGTTGGCTATCCCGACTTCTTTTACTTTAAGGCCGGCATGGGTATTCGAAAAAACTACGGCTTATAAGGCGCTGACAGAGCATTTCCAGACGGCCAATCTCAAGGGATTCGGATGTGATGAGCTGGGGATGGCTATTGGCTCGTCCGGCGCCATAATAGATTACCTGCATGACAATTACCCGGCTGATAAGGATTCGGCATTGAAACATATTATTAAAATGGAACCATACTCGTTGTCCGGCAGGCTTTATCTGGATTACGCCACCGTGGCTTCTTTGGAGTTGGTCGCGGCCGGCAGAACGAATGCTTTGGGTAAGAATGACGTTGAAGGTTCTTTGCTTGGGGTGCTGGATAAAACTTCGACGCCGATGGGCGTACGGTTGCTCAAGGAATGGGTAACGTCGCCGTTGGTGAATCCTGAAGAAATCATATTTCGACAAAATGGGGTTAAGGCGTTTATCAATAATGCCGGATTGCGCCAGGAGTGCATCAAGTATCTTAAATCGTCTATAGGCGGCTACGATATCGAGCGGTACACGGCAAGAATTGGTAGCGGCCGGGCCAATGGACGCGACCTGATAGCGCTGAAAGATACACTGACAGCCATACCGCAGTTGAAGAGTATGCTGGGACTCGAGAACGCCGGGATAATTTCTGGCATAGTAAAAAAACTTGATGAACTTCCAGAATTCCAGAAGCAGGTTAATGACGCGATAGCGGAGGAACCGCCCATAGAAATAACCGAGGGCGGAATTATTAAAGAGGGTTACAACGATGAATTAGATAAAATTCGGCATCTGGCCAGCGAAGGTAAAGGCTGGATTACTAAATTTCAGGAGGAAGAAATAAAACGGACCGGGATAAACTCGCTCAAGGTAGGCTATAATTCGGTTTTCGGATATTACATCGAGGTAACCAATGCGCACAGTCATAAGATTCCGGCCAACTACACCCGCAAGCAGACGATTAAGAACGCGGAGCGTTATATTACTTCCGAGTTGAAGGACTACGAGACGCAGGTTCTTAATGCTACTGAACGTGCGCGTAAAATGGAATACGAAATATTCGTTAATATAAGAAAATCTCTGGAAAAGTACATCGGTAATCTGCAGGAAATTGCCGGGTCGCTGGGATTGCTTGATGTGTTGCTTGACCTGGGCCAGGTGGCGGTGGAAGGTGACTATTGTTGTCCGGTTGTTAATAATGAATCAATAATAAAAATTACAGATGGCAGGCATCCGGTAATTGAACAGTTCGTGGCTGACAAATTCGTGCCTAATGATACCTTGCTTGATGACAAGAATAATAAGGTCTTGATTATTACCGGGCCCAATATGGCCGGGAAATCAACCTATATCAGGCAGGTGGCGCTGATAGTCCTTATGGCCCAGATGGGCGGTTTTGTGCCGGCCCGTAACGCGATTATAGGCGTGGCGGATCGGATATTCACCAGAATCGGTTCCGGTGATGAGATTGTCCGCGGGGCAAGCACATTTATGGTGGAAATGAACGAGACCGCCAACATACTTAATAACGCAACTGAACGTTCGCTGATTATTCTGGATGAGGTCGGTCGCGGCACCAGCACTTTCGACGGGCTTTCCATCAGCTGGGCGGTGACCGAACATATTCACGACCGTTTGATGAGCCGGACGCTTTTTGCCACCCATTACCACGAACTTACCGATTTAGCGTTGACATTGCCGGGGGTGAGAAATTATCATGTAGAGGTGAAGGAATGGGGTGAAAAGATAATTTTTATTCATAAAATACTGGAAGGCGGAACGGATAAAAGCTACGGAATCCAGGTGTCAAGGTTGGCTGGATTGCCCAGAGCGGTTATTGATCGAGCTAAAGAGGTTTTGAATGATTTAGAGAAACGCGACCTGAACACACCTGTTTCAAAGTCAAGCCTGCCTACGAACGCCAGGTCGAGGCGAAAGAATCAGTCCGGCACCGGCAAGGAAAAGGGCGTAAAACAACCTGATCTTTTCTAA
- a CDS encoding tetratricopeptide repeat protein, producing the protein MFPKLIRICLLVFILAGCRTTRLSYPDDQNFRMAEASFLKGEYQIAIDNYILFISGQPLSVYVSEAYYRTGISYLAMDNVKEALPYLKESLNRAKYTDLRTQVLNSLGFLYFVQQNYAEAIKHYELALKGNKAILPIAEVYYNTGVSFMRTNHWREGRKYIQLAKDAAGKNERIISESATERLSLPPDTFVVQLGKFDNKDNAQAYQSEVLSEKGLKVTVNIILIEGNEFFYLWAGSFPTYQEAVARAEEIRECGLEAVVMP; encoded by the coding sequence ATGTTCCCTAAATTGATTCGGATATGCTTGCTGGTATTTATTTTAGCCGGTTGCCGGACGACCCGGCTGTCTTATCCGGATGACCAGAATTTTCGGATGGCTGAAGCCAGTTTTCTAAAGGGCGAATACCAAATTGCGATAGATAATTATATTTTATTCATATCCGGACAGCCACTGTCCGTATATGTTTCTGAGGCATATTATCGTACTGGCATCAGCTATCTGGCGATGGATAACGTCAAGGAAGCTTTGCCTTATTTGAAGGAGTCTTTGAATCGGGCTAAATACACCGATTTGAGGACTCAGGTGCTGAATAGCCTCGGTTTTTTGTATTTTGTCCAGCAGAATTACGCGGAGGCAATAAAGCATTATGAGTTGGCGCTGAAAGGCAACAAGGCCATACTGCCGATAGCGGAGGTTTATTACAACACAGGGGTTTCTTTTATGCGCACCAACCATTGGCGCGAAGGTAGAAAATACATCCAGCTGGCCAAGGACGCGGCCGGCAAGAATGAGCGGATTATCAGCGAATCAGCTACCGAAAGGTTGTCGTTGCCGCCCGATACTTTTGTGGTCCAGCTGGGCAAGTTTGACAACAAGGATAACGCCCAAGCATACCAATCAGAAGTGCTTTCTGAAAAAGGGCTTAAAGTCACCGTTAATATTATTCTGATAGAAGGCAATGAATTTTTCTATCTATGGGCCGGGTCGTTTCCGACTTACCAGGAGGCCGTGGCCCGGGCTGAAGAAATCAGGGAATGCGGATTGGAAGCAGTAGTAATGCCATGA
- a CDS encoding MFS transporter, producing MTQEITSADRRRGMNISIWEGAYATIHGNLVGGLFITYYIIALGATNIHYGLMGAIPSFAVIIQLLIAYWLQSLPHRKPLTVVTVVVVRFCWFLIPLIPFFFIKPVSMKIFFWLYLVACIYGAMSGIPWTSWMADLVPAPVRGRYFSRRAMVCTIVSVVGLLGGLYYDYSKPVNDFIINLLPTIKFLSRAETFEFVRLGVLSMLGTAAGVLSIIYLLRQPEPPYVKKDVVRKPIPIFTYAKIALADKNFRTFTILMCLWSVVNGISGPFWTPFLINKIKWSATTIQLYGFLALIFRVIALPIWGKLIDRYGNKPIILVAIYFGAFHPLYWVISDANFNFFIYIDGISSGFMWAGVEIAVLKLMLGSSPDKYKEMYYAVYTVMTGLTVAFPQIFIGWIADMVPANFRFLSLDFVQWVFWFVSIGRFLFLIPFMKLVTDPGSKTMLYFLDNIMSDSIMGRATKDIFGFIGIVTVDKNDQPASAIDKKGKDPPPDKELIS from the coding sequence ATGACACAAGAAATAACCTCGGCGGACCGCCGCAGGGGAATGAATATCTCCATCTGGGAAGGCGCCTATGCCACCATCCACGGCAACTTGGTGGGCGGTCTTTTCATTACATATTATATTATCGCCTTGGGCGCCACAAATATCCACTACGGCCTGATGGGCGCCATCCCCTCGTTCGCCGTGATAATCCAGCTGCTGATCGCTTACTGGCTGCAATCCCTTCCTCACCGAAAACCGCTGACAGTTGTCACCGTGGTCGTAGTACGGTTTTGCTGGTTCCTCATTCCTCTTATCCCCTTTTTCTTTATCAAACCTGTCTCTATGAAAATATTTTTCTGGCTCTATCTTGTCGCCTGTATTTATGGCGCCATGTCCGGCATCCCCTGGACCTCGTGGATGGCCGATTTGGTGCCGGCCCCGGTACGGGGGCGGTATTTCAGCCGCCGGGCCATGGTTTGCACCATTGTCAGCGTTGTCGGATTGCTCGGAGGACTATATTATGACTACTCAAAGCCGGTCAATGACTTCATAATTAACCTGCTCCCAACCATAAAATTCCTGTCCCGGGCAGAAACATTCGAGTTCGTCAGGCTCGGCGTTCTTTCTATGCTCGGAACAGCCGCCGGCGTATTATCCATAATATATCTGCTCCGCCAACCGGAACCGCCCTATGTCAAAAAAGATGTCGTCCGCAAGCCAATCCCGATATTCACCTATGCCAAAATAGCCCTGGCCGACAAGAACTTCCGGACATTTACCATATTGATGTGCCTGTGGAGCGTCGTCAACGGTATCTCCGGCCCGTTCTGGACGCCGTTCCTGATTAATAAGATTAAGTGGAGCGCCACAACGATCCAACTTTATGGATTTCTAGCTTTGATATTCCGGGTTATTGCCCTGCCTATCTGGGGCAAGTTGATTGACCGTTACGGCAACAAGCCGATTATTCTGGTGGCCATCTATTTCGGCGCATTCCATCCTCTATACTGGGTCATCTCCGACGCCAATTTCAATTTCTTCATCTACATAGATGGCATCTCCAGCGGTTTCATGTGGGCCGGCGTGGAAATCGCCGTGCTTAAATTGATGCTCGGCTCATCACCTGATAAATACAAAGAAATGTATTACGCGGTCTATACGGTAATGACCGGCCTAACCGTGGCTTTCCCGCAGATATTCATCGGCTGGATTGCTGACATGGTGCCGGCCAACTTCAGGTTTCTGTCGCTAGACTTCGTCCAGTGGGTATTCTGGTTCGTGTCAATCGGAAGATTCCTCTTCCTGATACCTTTTATGAAGCTGGTAACCGACCCGGGCAGTAAAACGATGCTCTATTTCCTTGATAACATCATGAGCGATAGTATCATGGGCCGAGCCACTAAAGACATCTTCGGGTTTATCGGCATCGTCACAGTGGACAAAAATGACCAGCCAGCCTCGGCAATTGACAAAAAAGGAAAAGACCCACCGCCTGATAAAGAATTGATTTCTTAG
- a CDS encoding formate--tetrahydrofolate ligase — translation MLSDIEIAQSARKRPIIDIVRELGIKDKYIELYGPYKAKVSLDILGELKSKPLGKYIDVTAITPTPLGEGKTVTTIGLSMALNRIGRKAITCIRQPSLGPVFGIKGGAAGGGYSQVLPMEDFNLHLTGDVHAVSIAHNLLSAFIDNHLFHGNELKINPRNIFWRRVVDVSDRALRNIITGLGGEGIIRETGFDIAVASEVMAILALATSLKDLRQRLGRIVVAMTSSGKPVTADDLKCAGSMTMLMKDALKPNLLQTIEGTACFVHAGPFANIAHGNNSVLADMMAIRLSDYVVTESGFGADMGAEKFFNIKCRVSGLKPSCAVVVASVRALKMHGGAGKVVAGRPLPAELVKENLPILEKGCGNLQKHIENIKLHGVPVVVAINRFTQDTDREIELIRRIAKSAGAEDAVVSEVWAQGGAGGVELARAVVKAAERPSRFKFLYELDWPIKKKIETIATRIYGAKDVRYDSLANRKIKLYTELGYDKMPMCMAKTHLSLSHDPELKGLPVGFTLPIRDVRASVGAGFLYPLCGEMRTMPGLPSVPAGTRYDITEDGKILGLF, via the coding sequence ATGTTGTCCGACATCGAGATAGCCCAATCAGCCCGGAAGCGGCCGATTATCGATATCGTTCGGGAGCTGGGCATCAAGGATAAATATATCGAGCTCTACGGCCCGTATAAGGCCAAGGTGTCTTTGGATATACTGGGCGAATTGAAGAGCAAGCCGCTGGGCAAGTATATCGACGTCACGGCTATAACACCGACACCGCTGGGCGAGGGCAAGACGGTTACGACCATCGGGCTGTCAATGGCGCTTAACCGCATCGGCCGGAAGGCCATCACCTGCATCCGCCAGCCGTCGCTGGGGCCGGTATTCGGCATCAAAGGCGGCGCGGCCGGCGGTGGTTATTCACAGGTTCTGCCCATGGAGGATTTTAACCTGCACCTGACCGGAGACGTCCATGCCGTCAGTATTGCGCATAACTTGCTTTCGGCATTCATAGATAATCATCTGTTTCACGGCAACGAGCTAAAAATCAATCCGCGTAATATTTTCTGGCGCCGGGTGGTGGACGTGAGCGACCGGGCATTGAGGAATATCATCACTGGGCTGGGCGGCGAGGGCATCATCCGCGAAACGGGGTTTGACATTGCCGTGGCGTCGGAGGTCATGGCTATACTGGCGCTGGCTACGTCGCTTAAAGACCTGCGCCAACGCCTTGGACGGATAGTGGTAGCTATGACATCAAGCGGCAAGCCGGTTACTGCTGATGACTTGAAATGCGCCGGTTCGATGACCATGTTAATGAAAGACGCGTTGAAGCCCAACCTGCTCCAAACCATCGAGGGCACGGCTTGTTTTGTCCATGCTGGCCCGTTTGCCAATATCGCGCACGGGAATAATTCAGTCCTGGCTGATATGATGGCCATACGGCTGAGTGATTACGTCGTGACCGAGAGCGGTTTCGGCGCCGATATGGGCGCGGAGAAGTTCTTTAATATCAAGTGCCGGGTGAGCGGGCTGAAGCCCAGCTGTGCGGTGGTGGTGGCGTCGGTCCGGGCGCTGAAGATGCACGGTGGGGCCGGCAAGGTGGTGGCCGGTAGGCCGTTGCCGGCGGAGCTGGTCAAGGAAAACCTGCCGATATTGGAAAAGGGCTGCGGCAATCTGCAGAAGCATATCGAAAATATCAAACTCCATGGCGTGCCCGTGGTGGTGGCCATAAACAGGTTTACCCAGGATACGGATAGGGAGATAGAGCTGATTCGGCGGATTGCCAAATCGGCCGGGGCCGAGGACGCGGTGGTGTCCGAAGTCTGGGCGCAGGGCGGCGCCGGCGGCGTGGAGCTGGCCCGGGCTGTGGTTAAGGCCGCGGAAAGGCCATCCAGGTTTAAGTTTCTGTATGAGCTGGATTGGCCGATTAAAAAAAAGATAGAAACTATTGCTACCAGGATTTACGGGGCCAAAGATGTTAGGTATGATTCGCTGGCCAACCGCAAGATTAAGCTTTATACCGAACTTGGTTACGATAAAATGCCCATGTGCATGGCCAAAACACACCTGTCATTGTCGCACGACCCGGAACTGAAGGGGCTGCCGGTTGGTTTTACATTACCTATTAGGGATGTGCGGGCGTCGGTCGGGGCCGGGTTCCTCTATCCGCTTTGCGGCGAGATGCGCACCATGCCCGGATTGCCCAGCGTGCCGGCCGGGACGCGTTATGATATCACCGAAGATGGCAAAATACTGGGGCTGTTCTAA
- a CDS encoding SAP domain-containing protein, with product MEIARIKEKAKGLGINIPQNGVTKQELIRLIQALEGHDQCFRAPKNECAKTQCVWREDCVPE from the coding sequence ATGGAGATAGCAAGAATAAAAGAGAAGGCAAAAGGATTGGGAATCAATATCCCGCAAAACGGGGTAACCAAGCAGGAATTAATAAGATTGATCCAGGCGTTGGAAGGGCACGATCAGTGTTTCAGGGCGCCCAAGAATGAATGCGCCAAAACCCAGTGCGTCTGGCGTGAAGACTGCGTGCCGGAATAA
- the menA gene encoding 1,4-dihydroxy-2-naphthoate octaprenyltransferase, with the protein MRRLRLWIKAVRAPFFTATICPIVLGATIGWYQTGHFNWIYFWLTLMGGILMHTGTNLTNDYFDHITGNDWVNRIKTPFSGGSRVIQQGEIPAGQILLVALGAFALGGLIGLYLNHNLAGNMILAFGIIGVFLGFFYTALPVKIGYRGFGLGELAVGIGFGPVMVLGAYYVQAEQITAQAVFASIPVGILITLVLYINEFPDYAADKSVNKMTLPVHLGKRAASRLYIIVVIANYILIVAGVVSGIMPAWTLVTLFTLPVAIKAMRTVRVHFDRIQELLPANGATIVLHFSIGLLLAAGFILDKLT; encoded by the coding sequence ATGCGCAGATTGAGGCTCTGGATAAAGGCCGTCCGGGCGCCTTTTTTTACGGCGACCATCTGCCCGATTGTCCTGGGCGCGACCATCGGCTGGTATCAGACCGGACATTTCAACTGGATTTATTTCTGGCTGACCTTGATGGGTGGCATATTGATGCACACCGGCACCAACCTGACCAACGATTATTTTGACCATATTACCGGCAATGACTGGGTCAATAGAATAAAGACGCCGTTCAGCGGCGGCAGTCGGGTCATCCAGCAGGGCGAGATACCGGCCGGGCAGATACTGCTGGTGGCACTGGGCGCATTCGCGCTGGGCGGACTCATCGGCCTGTATTTGAATCATAACCTGGCCGGCAATATGATTCTGGCATTTGGGATTATCGGGGTGTTCCTGGGGTTTTTCTATACGGCCTTGCCGGTCAAGATAGGCTACCGCGGGTTTGGGCTGGGCGAGCTGGCCGTGGGCATCGGATTCGGGCCGGTGATGGTGCTGGGCGCTTATTACGTCCAGGCCGAGCAGATTACGGCTCAGGCGGTGTTTGCATCCATCCCGGTGGGCATACTGATTACGCTGGTGCTTTACATTAATGAGTTCCCGGATTATGCCGCGGATAAAAGCGTCAATAAGATGACACTGCCTGTTCATCTGGGCAAAAGGGCGGCATCGCGGCTTTACATTATAGTAGTCATTGCCAACTACATTTTGATTGTGGCCGGAGTGGTGTCGGGGATAATGCCGGCCTGGACGCTGGTGACATTGTTTACGCTGCCGGTGGCTATAAAGGCCATGCGCACGGTCCGGGTCCATTTTGACCGAATACAGGAATTATTGCCGGCCAACGGCGCCACGATTGTGCTGCATTTCAGCATTGGTTTGTTGCTGGCGGCCGGGTTTATTCTGGACAAATTAACCTAA
- a CDS encoding acetyl-CoA decarbonylase/synthase complex subunit delta, whose translation MQISRLTEKWSGKVNEVTLGAASAKPVTIGGQTTMPFMFEDGDMPRRPVIAMEVLDRIPDDWNPILKDAFKDVSGDTAKWARKCQDEYKADMVCLRLLGGHPENGNKPVSDIVNTVKAVRAAINIPLIIWGCGNVDKDNQIFPAVSQALAGSRCLMGTATKDNYKVLAATCLADGHNIIAESPLDINICKQVNMLLSDMEIPTDRVVIFPTTGPIGYGFEYSYSIIERTRLAALSGDKTMAYPILATLANEVWKTKETKAPESDNPTWGKQKERAVAWESMTAAGFLLAGADILVMYHPEAVALTRKYIDTMASR comes from the coding sequence ATGCAAATCAGCCGTCTTACGGAAAAGTGGTCCGGCAAGGTCAATGAAGTGACTCTGGGCGCTGCTTCGGCCAAGCCTGTTACCATAGGCGGGCAGACTACCATGCCTTTTATGTTTGAGGATGGCGATATGCCGCGCCGTCCGGTCATTGCCATGGAGGTATTGGACAGGATTCCGGATGATTGGAACCCGATTCTCAAGGACGCTTTCAAGGATGTGTCCGGCGACACGGCCAAATGGGCCAGGAAGTGCCAGGATGAATACAAGGCCGATATGGTCTGCCTGAGGCTTCTGGGCGGGCATCCGGAAAACGGCAACAAGCCGGTATCCGATATAGTCAATACGGTTAAAGCGGTCAGGGCGGCCATCAATATCCCGTTGATTATCTGGGGTTGCGGCAACGTGGACAAAGACAACCAGATTTTCCCGGCGGTCAGCCAGGCGCTGGCCGGTTCGCGCTGTCTGATGGGCACGGCTACCAAGGATAATTACAAGGTTCTGGCGGCTACCTGCCTGGCGGATGGTCATAACATCATCGCCGAGAGCCCGTTGGACATTAATATATGTAAGCAGGTCAATATGCTGTTGTCGGATATGGAGATTCCGACGGACCGGGTGGTGATATTCCCGACTACCGGCCCGATCGGCTACGGTTTTGAGTATTCGTATTCGATTATCGAGCGGACCCGGCTGGCAGCGCTGAGCGGCGACAAGACCATGGCTTACCCGATACTGGCCACGCTGGCTAACGAGGTCTGGAAGACCAAGGAGACCAAGGCGCCGGAGTCCGACAACCCGACCTGGGGTAAGCAGAAGGAGCGGGCCGTGGCCTGGGAGTCCATGACGGCGGCCGGTTTCCTGCTGGCCGGAGCTGATATCTTGGTGATGTATCATCCCGAGGCCGTGGCGCTGACACGCAAGTACATCGATACGATGGCGTCCCGGTAA
- a CDS encoding HEAT repeat domain-containing protein — MKTRTFLAALALVSIVMIPSVYAKDSPAWQAAKTEFAKDAANNDIAKRINATANLVKAITPEVELDAAGLLITHIISEIDRNKSGKEEDRVSLRVIETCIEPLKRVINDKAIALIIKNAANTSNNWRARFYVIRAMGGINTPEVIKTLVGLISDKESAVQIAAIESLGALNSAEGVDTVCKLLGEKGFWETKLTMLEYLRQAKSPASLKPIKLFIRDPNIDPRVLTTALEVLEELTRDLPAEGASGSADVGNMTKSVIRGEYYGMKIQSSRIVFIMDVSGSMAWMAKEEKGVIQESTDNEQKKVTTGPEGDNKNPNETKSKMPDELKKKKRDIDLRPVKTRIDSVKKELVNAICNLDSSVYFSILFYSSAFSIWKNELVPATTENKMAAIAIVEKQSPGGRTNIYDVLEAAYRISGTAGMSKSEAKRVATGGGKGSPVESIGGVDTIFLLTDGNPNEGKIFDAAGIVDSVRKWNEFRKIKINTIAVGIVDESNPDPMTRGDPANTSLMSQIAQVTGGTFVDKTK, encoded by the coding sequence ATGAAAACAAGAACATTCCTGGCAGCTCTGGCGCTTGTGTCAATAGTTATGATACCATCGGTCTACGCCAAGGATAGCCCGGCCTGGCAGGCGGCTAAGACCGAATTCGCCAAGGACGCGGCCAATAACGACATTGCTAAACGCATCAACGCCACGGCCAACCTGGTCAAAGCCATTACGCCGGAGGTGGAACTGGACGCCGCCGGCCTGCTCATCACCCATATCATCAGCGAGATAGACCGCAATAAGTCCGGCAAGGAAGAGGACCGGGTCAGCCTCCGCGTTATCGAGACCTGCATCGAGCCGCTCAAAAGGGTGATCAACGACAAGGCCATTGCCTTGATTATCAAAAATGCGGCCAATACCTCCAACAACTGGCGAGCCAGGTTCTATGTCATCCGGGCCATGGGCGGCATCAATACCCCGGAGGTGATTAAAACCCTAGTGGGGCTGATAAGCGACAAGGAATCAGCCGTCCAGATTGCGGCCATCGAATCTCTGGGCGCCCTGAACAGCGCCGAGGGCGTCGATACCGTCTGCAAACTACTGGGCGAAAAGGGGTTTTGGGAGACCAAGTTGACCATGCTGGAATACCTGCGCCAGGCCAAGTCTCCGGCCAGCCTCAAACCGATAAAACTGTTCATCCGCGACCCTAATATCGACCCCCGGGTGCTGACCACTGCTCTGGAGGTCTTGGAAGAACTGACCCGTGACCTGCCGGCCGAAGGCGCTTCCGGCTCGGCCGACGTCGGCAATATGACCAAGTCCGTCATTCGGGGCGAGTATTACGGCATGAAGATACAGTCCAGCCGCATCGTTTTCATTATGGACGTTTCCGGCAGTATGGCCTGGATGGCCAAGGAGGAAAAAGGGGTTATTCAGGAATCGACAGACAACGAGCAGAAAAAGGTGACCACCGGACCGGAGGGCGATAATAAAAACCCCAACGAGACCAAGTCCAAGATGCCAGATGAGCTCAAGAAAAAGAAGCGAGATATCGACCTGCGCCCGGTCAAGACCAGGATAGATTCGGTCAAGAAGGAGCTGGTCAACGCCATATGCAACCTTGATTCCAGCGTCTACTTTTCGATACTGTTTTACAGCAGCGCTTTCAGCATCTGGAAGAACGAACTGGTGCCGGCTACCACCGAGAACAAGATGGCGGCCATAGCCATAGTTGAAAAGCAGTCGCCCGGCGGGCGGACCAACATCTACGACGTGCTCGAAGCGGCCTACCGGATTTCCGGCACCGCCGGCATGTCCAAGAGCGAAGCCAAAAGAGTGGCTACCGGCGGCGGCAAGGGCTCTCCGGTCGAAAGTATCGGCGGCGTTGATACCATATTCCTTTTGACCGACGGCAACCCCAACGAGGGCAAGATATTCGACGCCGCCGGTATCGTCGATTCGGTGCGCAAGTGGAACGAGTTTCGCAAGATAAAGATAAACACCATCGCCGTGGGCATAGTTGACGAGAGCAATCCCGACCCGATGACCCGGGGCGACCCGGCTAACACCTCGCTGATGAGCCAGATTGCCCAGGTTACCGGCGGCACCTTCGTGGATAAAACCAAGTAG